A single Acidaminococcus sp. DNA region contains:
- a CDS encoding ISL3 family transposase, whose product MSTFDYIANSLNVKGNVIKKCIHSEQQIEFIMELNRAVVQCPNCHAKTDRIKDYRWQRIAIGSILHQQAFVRLHKRRYVCPCCGRTFFETVPFLQRYQRKSKDLQMQIMVSCFQKRSFTDIAADFHTSTTTVIRYFDRLHFPHPQHLPQVLAMDEFRGNAHGQKYQVSITDVEHNELIDILPRRDADWIIRYFLRYPKAERRRVRYVVMDMSALFRSVYKTMFPNATLIADRFHVQRLVLWAMERVRKDIQNTFPKTSPYLKHNKRILQKRGTTLSGEELVKLRCILSQSDELRRAYILKEAFHKVLRQKTELAAKRELNKWLAMVMGYNLDAFKGILRSFKDWEAAIIQAIIQPYSNGFTEGCNNLIKTVKRVAFGMRDFNRFRNRILYVNWQKRNSANALPSS is encoded by the coding sequence ATGTCCACATTTGATTATATAGCAAATTCCTTGAATGTCAAAGGTAACGTAATAAAAAAATGCATCCACAGTGAGCAACAAATTGAATTTATTATGGAACTGAATCGAGCTGTTGTCCAATGCCCTAATTGTCATGCGAAGACCGATAGAATCAAGGATTACCGTTGGCAAAGGATTGCTATCGGATCCATTTTGCACCAACAGGCTTTTGTCCGATTACATAAAAGAAGATACGTTTGCCCTTGCTGCGGTCGTACATTCTTTGAAACCGTCCCGTTCCTGCAGCGTTATCAACGCAAATCAAAAGATCTGCAGATGCAGATTATGGTGTCGTGTTTTCAAAAGCGCAGCTTCACAGATATAGCGGCTGACTTCCACACATCTACTACAACGGTCATACGTTACTTTGACCGCCTTCATTTCCCTCATCCCCAACACCTTCCCCAAGTCCTGGCCATGGATGAATTCCGGGGCAATGCTCATGGACAAAAGTATCAGGTCAGCATTACAGACGTAGAACACAATGAGCTCATCGACATTCTGCCAAGACGTGATGCAGACTGGATTATACGTTATTTTCTTCGCTATCCTAAAGCGGAGCGAAGAAGGGTTCGCTATGTTGTAATGGACATGTCTGCCCTTTTTCGTTCTGTCTATAAAACAATGTTCCCGAATGCCACACTGATAGCCGATAGATTCCATGTACAGCGACTTGTTCTCTGGGCTATGGAAAGAGTAAGGAAAGACATTCAAAATACGTTTCCAAAGACCTCACCTTATTTGAAACATAATAAGAGGATTCTCCAAAAGAGGGGAACAACACTAAGTGGAGAAGAGCTGGTAAAGCTGCGCTGCATCCTCTCTCAATCTGATGAACTGAGGCGTGCATATATACTCAAAGAAGCATTTCACAAAGTATTGAGGCAGAAGACTGAATTGGCTGCGAAGCGGGAGCTAAACAAATGGTTAGCTATGGTAATGGGCTACAACTTAGATGCTTTTAAAGGGATTTTAAGATCTTTTAAAGATTGGGAGGCTGCAATTATTCAAGCAATTATCCAGCCATACTCCAATGGATTCACAGAAGGCTGTAACAACCTGATTAAGACGGTTAAGAGAGTTGCATTTGGAATGCGTGATTTCAACAGATTTAGGAACCGGATTCTCTATGTGAATTGGCAAAAAAGGAACTCGGCAAATGCCTTGCCGAGTTCCTAA
- a CDS encoding TIGR04100 family radical SAM protein produces the protein MAQILYTYKDGVYVNLTNLCNCRCTFCVRFQHKGIGDAPTLWHKVNPTWKEVKAAVDAFDFTGYQELVFCGYGEPTCALDLMLKTAKYVRQTHPELKLRVNTNGLGSLENGRDIVPELASHLDAVSISLNAPDEEDYNKVTRPTLPGAYQAMLTFAKECKEKIPDTRMTVVDVLTPEQIEASRKVAESCGIKLRVRHFS, from the coding sequence ATGGCTCAGATTCTCTATACTTATAAAGACGGTGTCTACGTCAATTTGACAAATCTATGCAACTGCCGCTGTACGTTTTGCGTACGCTTTCAGCACAAAGGCATCGGTGACGCCCCGACGCTCTGGCATAAAGTCAATCCCACCTGGAAAGAAGTCAAAGCAGCCGTGGATGCCTTTGATTTCACGGGCTATCAAGAGCTCGTTTTCTGCGGGTATGGGGAACCGACCTGCGCACTGGACTTAATGCTGAAAACAGCAAAGTATGTACGCCAGACGCACCCTGAACTGAAACTCCGCGTCAACACGAATGGCCTGGGCAGTCTGGAAAACGGACGAGATATCGTTCCCGAACTAGCCTCCCACCTGGATGCCGTTTCCATCAGCCTGAACGCCCCCGATGAAGAGGATTACAACAAAGTAACGCGTCCCACGCTGCCCGGAGCGTATCAGGCCATGCTCACCTTTGCCAAAGAATGCAAGGAAAAAATTCCGGATACCCGCATGACCGTCGTCGACGTACTGACGCCGGAACAGATTGAAGCCAGCCGCAAAGTCGCCGAATCCTGCGGCATCAAACTGCGCGTGCGTCATTTCTCGTGA
- a CDS encoding TIGR04002 family protein — protein MQSKLKRDRLLVLTGLFAALVCLFTAYICHIPMGPNGGYLHFGDSLIYVAASLLPQPYALIAAAIGGGLADLLTAPMWAPATIVIKALITLPFTSKVPKLLCRRNRIAPFLSWIISATGYFLAEKLIFGTEVALITSFLGSSIQSGGSLLFYYLIAGVLDKQSIKSKIFGADTERTTKYHGSDSLYL, from the coding sequence ATGCAGTCAAAATTGAAACGAGACCGCCTGCTGGTCCTGACTGGACTTTTTGCGGCGCTGGTCTGCCTTTTTACCGCCTACATCTGTCACATCCCCATGGGGCCTAACGGTGGTTATCTCCATTTCGGAGATTCCCTGATTTACGTAGCAGCATCCCTGCTCCCACAGCCATATGCCCTGATTGCTGCCGCTATCGGCGGCGGCCTGGCGGATCTTTTGACCGCTCCCATGTGGGCGCCGGCCACTATTGTCATCAAGGCGCTGATTACCCTGCCCTTTACTTCTAAGGTGCCGAAACTTTTATGCAGACGGAACCGGATTGCACCCTTCCTGTCCTGGATTATTTCCGCGACCGGCTATTTTCTTGCTGAAAAATTGATATTTGGCACCGAGGTAGCGTTAATTACATCTTTCCTTGGCAGTTCCATCCAATCCGGCGGCAGCCTGCTGTTCTATTACCTCATTGCCGGCGTTCTTGATAAACAGTCCATTAAGTCAAAAATTTTTGGTGCAGATACAGAAAGGACGACAAAATATCATGGCTCAGATTCTCTATACTTATAA
- a CDS encoding bifunctional hydroxymethylpyrimidine kinase/phosphomethylpyrimidine kinase: MHQRVAAINDLSGLGRCSLTADIAVLAAMGIEACPLPTAVLTSQTGYPGFHNVSFTEEMPNYTRHWKALGVSFDGILSGYLRTPETVRETAEFLQVFHRKGAFYLCDPVLGDNGHTYRGFTDASIDSMRKLAEEADLVTPNFTEFCILTGTAMEPLKKLGEKEPESLFRELIEKASILHNPSLVITGIHCRGKEGRPLIANLVLQKGREMPIYFPRLNGTYSGTGDLFAAVLMGSRLQHRDLVQSTRLAGDFILRSITDAQKEAVPFNDGINYEPYLLLLSPGKQVQQ, from the coding sequence ATGCACCAACGTGTTGCAGCTATCAATGATTTGTCCGGGCTCGGGCGCTGTTCCCTCACGGCGGACATTGCAGTACTGGCCGCGATGGGAATCGAAGCCTGCCCGCTCCCGACAGCCGTTCTCACTTCACAGACAGGCTATCCGGGATTTCACAATGTGTCCTTTACTGAAGAAATGCCAAACTATACGCGTCACTGGAAGGCGCTCGGTGTTTCTTTTGACGGAATTCTTTCCGGCTACCTCCGCACGCCGGAAACTGTCCGGGAAACCGCTGAGTTTTTACAGGTTTTTCACCGGAAAGGGGCGTTTTATCTCTGTGATCCCGTACTGGGAGATAACGGACACACCTACCGGGGGTTCACAGACGCCTCCATCGATTCCATGAGAAAGCTTGCAGAAGAAGCCGATTTAGTGACGCCGAACTTTACGGAGTTCTGTATCCTTACCGGTACTGCCATGGAACCCTTGAAAAAACTGGGCGAAAAAGAGCCGGAATCTTTATTTCGGGAACTCATCGAAAAAGCATCCATTCTTCATAACCCGTCGCTTGTGATTACGGGCATTCACTGCCGCGGCAAAGAGGGCCGGCCCCTTATCGCCAATCTCGTTCTGCAGAAAGGTAGAGAAATGCCGATTTATTTTCCCCGCCTGAACGGGACGTATTCCGGCACAGGAGACCTTTTTGCCGCCGTGCTGATGGGCAGCCGTCTGCAGCATCGGGATCTGGTGCAGAGCACTCGTCTTGCCGGAGATTTTATTTTACGCAGCATCACCGATGCCCAAAAAGAAGCTGTTCCCTTTAATGATGGTATCAACTATGAACCCTATTTGCTCCTCCTTTCCCCAGGCAAACAGGTTCAGCAATAA
- a CDS encoding replication-associated recombination protein A, translating to MDEGSLFENHAEEPLAERLRPRTLDEFVGQDHLLGPGKLLRRLIEADRISSMIFWGPPGVGKTTLARIIAHQTKAGFITFSAVTSGIKEIRAVMQRADDAHRFGSRTIVFIDEIHRFNRAQQDAFLPFVEKGSIILIGATTENPSFEVNGALLSRCKVFVLKALTTDDIVKILKHALDDPRGFGNEHVQMSDEMLRIVAEFSNGDARSALTTLEMVVLNGTPTADGIEVTMDTLEQCTSKKSLLYDKSGEEHYNLISALHKSMRNSDPDAAVYWLARMLEAGEDPLYIARRVVRFASEDVGLADSKALEIAVAAYQACHFIGMPECSVNLTHAVIYMAMAPKSNAMELAYNEAKADALTHMAEPVPLQIRNAPTKLMKELDYGKGYVYAHDTKEKMAAMQCLPDSLKEKHYYHPTEQGLEIRYKQRLEQILAWKKEHGMP from the coding sequence ATGGACGAAGGCAGTTTATTTGAAAATCATGCAGAAGAACCACTGGCTGAGCGGCTGCGTCCTCGTACGCTCGATGAGTTTGTAGGGCAGGACCATCTTCTCGGACCGGGAAAACTGCTGCGGCGGCTCATTGAAGCAGACCGGATTTCTTCCATGATTTTCTGGGGACCTCCGGGTGTAGGGAAAACGACACTTGCCAGAATCATTGCCCATCAGACGAAGGCAGGCTTCATTACCTTTTCCGCGGTGACAAGCGGTATCAAGGAAATTCGTGCTGTCATGCAGCGGGCGGATGATGCCCATCGTTTTGGCAGCCGGACCATCGTTTTTATCGACGAAATCCATCGTTTTAACCGGGCGCAGCAAGACGCTTTCCTGCCTTTTGTGGAGAAGGGCAGTATCATTCTCATCGGTGCTACGACGGAAAATCCTTCTTTTGAGGTCAACGGCGCTCTGCTTTCCCGGTGCAAAGTATTTGTGCTGAAGGCACTGACAACGGATGATATTGTGAAAATTTTGAAGCATGCTCTTGACGACCCGCGGGGATTTGGCAATGAGCATGTCCAAATGTCAGATGAGATGCTGCGAATCGTAGCTGAATTCAGCAACGGGGATGCCCGGAGTGCGCTTACGACGCTCGAGATGGTTGTCCTGAACGGCACTCCGACGGCTGACGGCATAGAAGTAACCATGGATACGTTGGAGCAGTGCACTTCCAAAAAGTCGCTCCTCTATGATAAAAGTGGGGAAGAGCATTACAATTTAATTTCTGCTCTGCATAAATCCATGCGTAATTCCGATCCTGACGCGGCGGTCTATTGGCTGGCCCGGATGCTGGAAGCAGGTGAAGACCCGCTTTATATTGCGCGCCGTGTCGTGCGGTTTGCCAGCGAGGATGTGGGCCTTGCCGATTCCAAGGCACTTGAAATCGCCGTAGCTGCCTATCAGGCCTGCCATTTCATCGGGATGCCGGAGTGCTCCGTGAATTTAACCCACGCTGTGATTTATATGGCTATGGCACCGAAATCCAACGCCATGGAGCTAGCTTATAACGAAGCTAAGGCAGATGCCCTGACGCATATGGCAGAACCGGTGCCGCTGCAGATCCGCAATGCACCGACGAAGCTTATGAAAGAACTGGACTACGGAAAAGGCTACGTCTATGCTCATGATACGAAAGAGAAGATGGCGGCCATGCAGTGTCTGCCGGACTCACTGAAAGAAAAGCATTATTACCATCCGACAGAACAGGGACTTGAAATCCGCTATAAGCAGCGGCTTGAACAAATCCTCGCCTGGAAAAAGGAACATGGTATGCCATAA
- the acpS gene encoding holo-ACP synthase, with translation MIKGIGIDIVEVARIAESLKKEGFKEKVFTEDEITYCESKKAHAVESYAARFAAKEALGKALGTGVAPGNLTEIETLPDEAGVPQIHLHGEMLRRAYFWNAGAIFVSLSHTSQMAAAQVIVEAKYQ, from the coding sequence ATGATCAAGGGAATTGGCATTGATATCGTAGAGGTGGCACGCATTGCCGAGAGCCTGAAAAAAGAAGGCTTCAAGGAAAAAGTGTTCACGGAAGACGAAATTACATACTGCGAAAGTAAAAAAGCCCATGCAGTGGAATCTTATGCAGCCCGGTTTGCCGCCAAGGAAGCGCTTGGAAAGGCGCTTGGAACCGGTGTTGCACCCGGTAATCTGACCGAGATTGAAACACTGCCGGATGAAGCGGGCGTACCGCAGATCCATCTTCACGGGGAGATGCTGCGCCGTGCCTATTTCTGGAATGCGGGTGCGATTTTTGTGTCGCTCAGCCATACGAGTCAGATGGCGGCAGCACAGGTGATTGTGGAGGCAAAATATCAATGA
- a CDS encoding NAD(P)H-hydrate dehydratase, which yields MKLVRAGAMRATDQLLIGTLGFPEAVLIENAGRAVAKETINFLKDAAEKKIVVLAGKGNNGGDGLAAARFLEKKGARVTVVMAAEPEQLGKGCALQLKLCTAFEMEVLSWQKDQTGALARCAEADVVLDALLGTSFHGSLREPVRSLIEAVQKIPVPVIAVDIPSGVEADTGRCEEALPASVTVTMIAPKTGLYFYPGAFFTGKIVVADLNTPAAVLRDVESQETLLTADYVKRNFPLRARNAHKGTNGKIAVLAGSPGYLGAAEMASQAAVRAGGGLVTLYTHPEVWAPMTIKSTEVMVRKMLLEDVPSEADRLKDYTVAAAGPGIGKSPEMVSYIRDLLPRLTMPLVLDADALNALDGQDALLLGLHSKVLTPHPGEMARLLGKSLREVMQDPMAAAREGAARWQAVVVLKCAPAIIATPEGRVYVNSTGNEGMATGGSGDVLTGTIAALIGQGLLPVQAACCGVYLHGLAGDLAAQKGKIGMKAGDILEYLPSAIARVLGDGDRTLFACLP from the coding sequence ATGAAACTTGTAAGAGCCGGAGCCATGAGAGCTACCGATCAGCTGCTTATCGGCACGCTGGGATTTCCTGAAGCCGTGCTGATTGAAAATGCCGGACGGGCTGTGGCAAAGGAAACCATAAATTTCTTAAAAGATGCTGCAGAAAAGAAAATTGTTGTACTGGCCGGTAAGGGTAATAATGGCGGCGACGGCCTGGCGGCGGCCCGTTTTTTGGAAAAAAAGGGGGCCAGGGTGACGGTCGTTATGGCTGCCGAACCGGAGCAGCTCGGCAAGGGCTGTGCCCTGCAGCTAAAACTCTGTACGGCTTTTGAAATGGAAGTCCTTTCCTGGCAAAAGGATCAGACCGGTGCTTTGGCGCGCTGCGCCGAGGCGGACGTAGTGCTCGACGCTCTGCTTGGCACGAGCTTTCATGGATCACTTCGGGAACCGGTCCGGAGCCTTATTGAAGCCGTTCAAAAAATTCCGGTGCCGGTCATTGCTGTTGATATTCCTTCCGGCGTTGAGGCAGATACGGGCCGCTGTGAAGAAGCACTGCCTGCTTCTGTGACGGTAACCATGATTGCACCGAAGACGGGTCTTTATTTCTATCCCGGCGCTTTTTTCACCGGAAAGATTGTGGTTGCTGATCTTAACACACCGGCTGCTGTACTGCGGGATGTGGAAAGTCAGGAGACACTGCTCACTGCGGACTACGTAAAGCGGAATTTCCCGCTGCGCGCCCGCAATGCTCATAAGGGTACGAATGGAAAAATTGCGGTGCTGGCAGGCAGTCCAGGCTACCTGGGGGCTGCGGAAATGGCTTCTCAGGCAGCGGTTCGGGCAGGAGGCGGACTGGTGACGCTTTATACGCACCCTGAGGTGTGGGCACCAATGACCATTAAATCGACAGAAGTCATGGTGCGGAAAATGCTTCTGGAAGATGTCCCTTCCGAGGCAGATCGCCTGAAGGACTATACAGTGGCAGCCGCCGGACCCGGCATCGGCAAATCCCCGGAAATGGTATCTTATATCCGTGACTTGCTGCCGCGGCTCACTATGCCGCTGGTGCTTGACGCGGATGCCTTGAATGCTCTTGACGGACAGGACGCACTGCTACTTGGACTGCACTCAAAGGTGCTGACGCCGCATCCGGGGGAAATGGCGAGACTGCTGGGTAAGTCCCTGCGTGAAGTCATGCAGGATCCCATGGCGGCAGCAAGAGAAGGCGCTGCCCGCTGGCAGGCCGTAGTGGTACTGAAATGTGCACCGGCAATTATTGCCACTCCGGAAGGCCGTGTTTATGTCAATTCGACGGGGAACGAAGGCATGGCGACAGGCGGCAGCGGTGATGTGCTGACAGGAACAATTGCTGCCCTCATCGGGCAGGGACTGCTGCCGGTACAGGCTGCCTGCTGCGGAGTCTATCTGCACGGCCTCGCGGGAGATTTGGCTGCTCAAAAAGGTAAGATTGGTATGAAGGCAGGAGATATTCTGGAGTATCTGCCTTCGGCTATTGCCCGGGTTTTAGGTGACGGGGACCGGACGTTGTTTGCATGTCTTCCCTGA
- a CDS encoding N-acetylmuramoyl-L-alanine amidase, with the protein MFKKIFILCACLICALGTAVAQARPRITKVAYGVSPDRQLRVVLETTSYAKMSTEVLDRELRVTVNGRLSSSVPKSYVPKNAPYVRKVLIEPKGSKTLVRVQMKKKLKSSDYKTFNLKKDKVNRRPTRAVIDVYAGPSTKTFKTSRPKSSLERKPWRPSTSGAGYSVVGGIDGKRITLDAGHGGTDPGTHGLATGVQEKNLTLSITKKVKQYLEKKGAIVYMTRTTDVDVYGPDATDRQELQARVDVAEQNKSDMFISLHINASENTSVGGFSTYYHPKTKYDIQVAQCIQDRIMKTANVDDLGVRYANFYVNKRSSMPGALVEMLFLTNRREEKLLMNSWFQNKLAKAIADGIEDFYNMHKGG; encoded by the coding sequence GTGTTTAAAAAGATATTTATATTGTGTGCCTGCCTGATCTGCGCACTCGGAACCGCAGTCGCTCAGGCCAGACCTAGAATTACAAAAGTTGCTTATGGCGTCAGTCCGGACAGACAGCTTCGGGTCGTCCTGGAAACAACGTCGTATGCCAAAATGAGTACCGAAGTGCTTGACAGGGAACTTCGCGTAACGGTAAACGGACGGCTTAGTTCCAGTGTTCCCAAGTCCTATGTGCCGAAGAACGCGCCTTATGTCAGAAAAGTGCTCATCGAGCCGAAGGGCAGCAAGACGCTTGTCCGCGTGCAGATGAAGAAGAAACTGAAATCCAGCGATTATAAAACCTTTAATCTGAAAAAGGATAAGGTGAACAGACGGCCCACGCGTGCCGTAATCGATGTTTATGCCGGACCTTCTACGAAGACTTTCAAGACGTCTCGTCCGAAGTCTTCCCTGGAACGTAAACCCTGGAGACCTTCCACGTCGGGAGCCGGATATTCTGTTGTCGGTGGTATCGATGGTAAGCGGATTACCCTTGACGCCGGACACGGCGGCACCGACCCCGGTACCCATGGATTGGCAACCGGCGTGCAGGAGAAGAACCTTACCCTGTCGATTACGAAAAAGGTAAAGCAGTATCTGGAGAAAAAAGGCGCTATCGTCTATATGACGCGCACGACGGATGTGGACGTATACGGACCTGATGCTACGGATCGTCAGGAACTTCAGGCACGTGTCGACGTAGCTGAGCAAAATAAGTCTGATATGTTTATCAGCCTGCATATCAATGCCAGTGAAAACACAAGTGTTGGTGGATTCTCTACTTACTACCATCCGAAAACTAAGTATGATATTCAGGTTGCCCAATGCATTCAGGATCGCATCATGAAGACGGCCAATGTAGATGACCTCGGTGTTCGTTATGCCAACTTCTACGTCAATAAGCGCAGTTCCATGCCGGGTGCTCTCGTAGAGATGCTTTTCCTGACTAACCGCAGGGAAGAAAAATTGCTGATGAATAGCTGGTTCCAAAACAAGCTGGCAAAAGCCATTGCTGATGGTATCGAAGACTTTTACAATATGCACAAGGGAGGCTGA
- a CDS encoding GerMN domain-containing protein, producing the protein MMNMKHLCAALLAAVLTVSLAAGCAPDVKEKIAENVPIVKQQEKKNQKPAQVEKVIYRALNKSSQKLTPVKIKLDAGIKEKDQPLAVMKELVEKVPSGDTTFPKDTKVNKVTVKDGLATVDFNKAFVSRKNNEFDNMLMIYAVVNTLTEFPDIKQVTFSVEGKKLDMLGQMDMEEPFKREPLIIKKDK; encoded by the coding sequence ATGATGAACATGAAGCACCTTTGTGCAGCACTCTTGGCTGCGGTGTTGACGGTATCTCTGGCAGCAGGATGTGCTCCTGATGTGAAAGAAAAGATTGCCGAGAATGTGCCAATCGTTAAGCAGCAGGAAAAGAAGAATCAGAAACCGGCACAGGTCGAAAAAGTCATTTACCGGGCCCTGAATAAGAGCAGTCAGAAGCTGACTCCCGTCAAGATTAAACTGGATGCCGGCATCAAGGAAAAAGACCAGCCTCTCGCTGTGATGAAGGAACTGGTTGAGAAAGTACCGTCCGGTGACACGACATTCCCCAAGGATACGAAGGTCAATAAGGTGACGGTGAAAGACGGATTGGCTACGGTTGATTTCAACAAGGCATTTGTTTCCCGTAAAAACAACGAGTTTGACAACATGCTGATGATTTACGCGGTAGTCAATACCCTGACGGAGTTTCCGGACATCAAGCAGGTGACCTTCTCCGTGGAAGGCAAGAAGCTGGATATGCTCGGACAGATGGACATGGAAGAACCCTTCAAACGGGAACCGCTGATTATTAAGAAGGATAAATAA
- the putP gene encoding sodium/proline symporter PutP, whose product MKVDWYVIAAICIYFLILITIGLVTYKRDEDMEGYALGGRALGPWVTSMSAETSDMSGWMLMGLPGYAYVAGISAFWIAIGLIIGTWANWLITARRLRVFTQVMKNSITLPEYFDNRFCDSSKKLRIASAVFIFIFFLIYTSSSFVAGGKLFNTAFGLDYHKSLFLTAGIVVFYTLMGGFSAVCWTDLFQGFLMFFSILIVPVTAMYYIGGVGATISRLEAISPNYFSMIFGADGSVMTFTAIISLLGWGFGYFGQPHILVRFMAIKSSKSIKQATHIAVTWVIISLAMAVLVGLTGRVVLGDVLKGSASETVFIKMSGLFFHPLLAGIITSGILGAIMSTSDSQLLVAASSFTTDFYKTLIRKDASPKELVRVSRIMIIVVSGLSLLLALDPDSLILSIVSYAWAGFGAAFGPLVLLSLYWRRMTTNGALAGIIVGGTTVLIWKNFLSFTGIYEIIPGFFLSLAAIAIVSLMDKQPDKMILEGYDKAVEAYKNDIA is encoded by the coding sequence ATGAAGGTTGACTGGTATGTCATTGCTGCAATATGCATTTATTTTTTGATTTTGATTACAATCGGACTTGTCACTTATAAACGTGATGAAGACATGGAAGGCTATGCACTTGGCGGACGCGCCCTGGGACCATGGGTCACGTCAATGAGTGCGGAAACCTCCGACATGAGCGGCTGGATGCTGATGGGGCTTCCCGGTTACGCTTACGTAGCGGGTATTTCAGCTTTCTGGATTGCTATCGGGCTCATTATCGGTACCTGGGCCAACTGGCTCATCACTGCGAGAAGACTGCGTGTCTTCACACAAGTTATGAAGAATTCCATCACCCTGCCGGAATACTTCGATAACCGTTTCTGCGACAGCAGTAAAAAGCTGCGCATCGCTTCTGCCGTATTTATCTTTATTTTCTTCTTGATCTATACGTCGTCCAGTTTTGTGGCCGGCGGCAAACTCTTTAATACGGCCTTCGGGCTGGATTATCATAAGTCCCTGTTCCTGACAGCTGGTATTGTCGTGTTCTACACGCTGATGGGCGGTTTTTCCGCTGTCTGCTGGACGGACTTGTTTCAGGGATTCCTGATGTTCTTCTCTATCCTGATTGTACCGGTAACCGCCATGTATTACATCGGCGGTGTCGGCGCCACGATTTCCCGGCTGGAAGCCATCAGTCCGAATTATTTCAGCATGATTTTCGGAGCGGACGGCAGTGTCATGACCTTCACGGCCATTATCTCCCTGCTCGGCTGGGGCTTCGGTTATTTCGGTCAGCCGCACATCCTGGTCCGGTTCATGGCCATCAAATCTTCCAAGAGCATCAAACAAGCTACGCACATCGCTGTTACCTGGGTCATTATTTCCCTGGCCATGGCAGTGCTCGTCGGTTTGACCGGCCGTGTTGTACTGGGTGACGTATTGAAGGGCTCAGCCTCGGAAACCGTTTTTATCAAAATGAGCGGGCTGTTCTTCCATCCGCTGCTTGCCGGAATCATCACTTCCGGTATCCTCGGCGCTATCATGAGTACGTCTGACAGTCAGCTGCTTGTCGCGGCTTCCTCCTTTACGACGGATTTTTATAAGACACTGATTCGCAAGGATGCTTCCCCGAAAGAACTGGTAAGAGTCAGCCGCATCATGATCATCGTCGTATCCGGGCTGTCACTTCTCCTGGCACTTGACCCGGACAGCCTGATTCTCTCCATCGTCTCCTACGCCTGGGCCGGCTTTGGTGCTGCCTTCGGTCCGCTGGTTCTGCTCTCCCTCTACTGGCGCCGCATGACGACAAACGGAGCGCTGGCAGGTATTATTGTCGGCGGTACGACCGTCCTCATCTGGAAGAATTTCCTGTCCTTTACAGGTATCTACGAAATTATCCCCGGTTTCTTCCTTTCCCTTGCTGCCATCGCCATTGTCAGCTTGATGGATAAGCAGCCGGATAAGATGATTCTGGAAGGCTATGATAAGGCTGTAGAGGCTTATAAGAATGACATTGCTTAA
- a CDS encoding DUF1934 domain-containing protein, whose protein sequence is MVPVKITIHSLTKGTEEGPMTFVSYGTLTEKNNTVYVRYEESAVTGMEGTKTTLKWDADSLTVIRHGKYEHRQHYERGRNTSFNYVTPYLTVPMVVFTRLMTFEKGDGRWDLALDYDVDIDQKSNGSISLKIEIEEEKVSGH, encoded by the coding sequence ATGGTTCCAGTTAAGATTACTATTCACAGTTTGACCAAGGGAACAGAGGAAGGACCTATGACCTTTGTGTCTTACGGAACGCTTACCGAAAAAAATAATACCGTTTACGTGCGGTACGAAGAAAGTGCTGTCACCGGCATGGAGGGAACGAAAACGACCCTGAAATGGGACGCTGACAGTCTTACAGTGATTCGTCATGGGAAGTATGAGCATCGTCAGCATTACGAAAGAGGACGCAATACTTCCTTTAACTATGTAACGCCGTATTTGACCGTGCCTATGGTTGTATTTACGCGGCTCATGACGTTTGAAAAAGGAGACGGCCGATGGGATCTGGCACTTGACTATGATGTCGATATTGACCAGAAATCCAACGGCAGTATCAGTTTGAAGATTGAAATTGAGGAGGAAAAAGTCAGTGGACATTAA